The Lineus longissimus chromosome 2, tnLinLong1.2, whole genome shotgun sequence genome window below encodes:
- the LOC135500892 gene encoding protein NipSnap-like isoform X3: protein MAALGIGKSYLRVLLSNKTHLIRCIPQRLISSTLVNRQTADDQQGSWVRNLFVRKIETPKESQSHLLSDRSIVYELQFHSVKPECMEGYIKQFESFNNMMLEKKTGSELVGSWTVEFGDQDEAVHLWKYVGGYPMLNSATEIYRTDKDFIDFRVARNQMLRSRRNMICLNFSFWPMMEPREPSNIYELRSYVLKPGTMIEWGNNWARGLQYRKNLEQPIAGLFSHIGEMYTVHHIWAYKDLQTRKEQREAAWSMPGWDECVAYTVPLLRSMKSRIMIPTPFSPLH, encoded by the exons atggctgcccttgGCATTGGAAAAAGTTATTTGCGTGTTCTACTTTCAAATAAAACACATTTGATACGATGTATTCCCCAACG gttgATATCTTCCACATTAGTTAACAGACAAACTGCAGATGACCAGCAGGGATCCTGGGTCAGGAATTTGTTTGTGCGAAAAATTGAAACCCCAAAAGAATCCCAATCCCACCTTCTTTCAGATCGGAGCATTGTGTATGAACTGCAAT TCCATTCAGTGAAACCAGAATGTATGGAAGGTTACATAAAGCAATT TGAATCCTTCAACAACATGATGCTTGAAAAGAAAACTGGTTCTGAATTAGTTGGCAGCTGGACTGTGGAGTTCGGAGACCAAGATGAAGCAG TCCACCTTTGGAAGTATGTTGGAGGGTACCCTATGCTCAACAGTGCTACAGAAATCTATAGAACAGATAAG GATTTTATAGATTTTCGAGTTGCTAGAAACCAGATGCTCCGTTCTCGTCGCAATATGATCTGCCTTAACTTTAGTTTCTGGCCAATGATGGAGCCCAGAGAACCATCAAATATCTATGAACTTAGGAGCTATGTGTTAAAG CCTGGTACTATGATCGAATGGGGCAACAACTGGGCCAGAGGTCTGCAGTACAGGAAGAACTTGGAACAGCCAATCGCTGGTCTGTTTTCACATATTGGAGAAATGTACACTGTCCATCATATATGGG CATACAAGGATCTCCAAACACGTAAAGAGCAGCGTGAAGCTGCCTGGAGTATGCCTGGCTGGGATGAGTGTGTTGCATATACAG
- the LOC135483500 gene encoding coiled-coil domain-containing protein 42 homolog has product MTVNLEEYFRTTFEDKLLVKMPEREDDHLTPATRLLEKRREMSEVEQALAAQKEEFQMKMESLQQRREELERKEYQLKESLLKFDKFLKENDSKRARAIKKANDEKDLKKTKDKEIDRLKDEIGVLVREKDRLQKKLEKNVIYQKYLDKVIESAEEFHEIREVIARYDTLTATHIDLMEREQKNQGAVEEQKQKLMKYTEEKNNQILGYNNQLAGLQTRLDRAQSSAVKWESRWTHIKNTAAKKTLLLGRIKMATHNLFQLVNRHQKQASDVAIEETNDQLNRIQQFIQDLTQITQEIKRSEALAQSTAGASSS; this is encoded by the exons ATGACGGTGAATTtagaagaatactttagaactaCATTTGAGGATAAACTCCTCGT CAAGATGCCTGAGCGGGAGGATGACCACCTCACCCCTGCAACACGGCTTCTTGAAAAGAGGAGGGAGATGTCTGAAGTAGAACAGGCCTTGGCTGCACAGAAGGAG GAGTTCCAAATGAAAATGGAAAGTTTGCAACAGAGGCGAGAAGAGTTGGAGAGAAAAGAATACCAGCTAAAAGAATCCTTGCTGAAGTTTGATAAATTCTTGAAAGAGAATGATTCCAAGAGAGCTCGGGCAATCAAGAAGGCAAATGATGAAAAAGATTTAAAGAAGACCAAAGACAAAGAAATTGACAG GTTAAAGGATGAAATTGGAGTGCTAGTCAGGGAAAAAGATCGACTCCAGAAAAAATTGGAGAAGAATGTCATATATCAAAAATACCTGGACAAAGTCATTGAATCAGCAGAGGAGTTTCATGAGATTAGGGAAGTGATTGCTCGGTACGACACCTTGACAGCTACTCACATTGATCTCATGGAACGGGAACAGAAGAACCAAGGTGCCGTCGAGGAACAGAAACAGAAGTTAATGAAATATACAGAG GAAAAGAACAATCAGATCTTGGGTTACAACAACCAGCTTGCTGGTCTCCAGACTCGACTGGACAGAGCACAGAGTTCAGCTGTCAAATGGGAATCAAGATGGACACACATTAAAAACACTGCGGCCAAAAAGACACTTCTTCTCGGGAGAATAAAAAT GGCAACCCATAACTTGTTCCAGTTGGTCAACAGACATCAGAAACAGGCTTCAGACGTGGCAATTGAGGAGACAAATGACCAACTGAATAGGATCCAACAGTTCATTCAGGACTTGACACAGATCACACAAGAAATCAAGAGATCTGAAGCTCTTGCGCAATCCACTGCTGGTGCTTCTTCAAGTTAG
- the LOC135500904 gene encoding uncharacterized protein LOC135500904 isoform X1: MSGCCWKYFGSRHSSDRIMSGNTAGVRVHVCSYNVGGHCPSDDLDSWLGLGGPEADLPTVVAVGLQEMSEKNDWSVELLKVFHKRNYVRVKMRTLGWLLLVVFVKRDNLKDIGNVESERTRTGFGYVGGLTANKGAVSIRMDLFGADIIFVNSHFAAHMDSTEDKLEKTVKHSVSDYHSILKAQTFRDEDVDYLLEHDYVFWMGDLNFRLDTLSKEDVELKITEGDLKSLWPHDQLNKAREKNLIFHDFEEGPLNFPPTYKFDRKTDLYDTSSKKRKPAWCDRILWKVLKNSPKGTAFSARQLSYHSHPQYQQSDHKPVSGLFEIQLLIEAPLLPVQFHPIKSWSQEEQASAFYKYVSQLEVTKNDWIGIFKHDFRHFGDYECRKYVAGNKERIKQGNQLQIVFNDSRVDQLDGKYILAYFSKKKNCLMGYSNVFEVQPRQKKPEPSPTPRKKYEKISKDMEDYRVLAEKGLVPIRVRICTWNVSFQGPPNDMNDWLGLDQDTLPGVVAIGLQEMEDRHVWADGLLDVFSEKDYVLVKSRDLMWLLLHVYVHRSCLQGVTNVESERTKTGFGGLMANKGGVSVRMDLCGIDTIFVNSHFEAHLDNVNMRIDDYKDIIKDMTFRDPDTDRLLDHIYVFWMGDLNFRIDTFDKAEIERRITRGEYESLLPFDQLNKAREQNAIFDGFNEGAISFPPTYKFDPGSNLYDTSVKQRKPAWCDRVLWKVKTDPENLVNFEVKQLLYSSFPCQQMSDHKPVSSELEVLVLKEPPQPPVKFFEVDDCHLGDDLRVEFCYDESEDQIHISSQDWVGLFKAEFSSFDEALIHERASGKDKCKQQHVKFSKQDTETLTPGKFILAYFSKKKNCVVGYSNYFMIKPSGKSRTK, translated from the exons ATGAGTGGCTGTTGTTGGAAGTACTTCGGTTCGCGGCATTCGTCAGATCGAATCATGTCGGGAAACACTGCGGGCGTCAG GGTGCATGTGTGCAGTTATAATGTTGGGGGTCACTGCCCATCAGATGATCTGGACTCTTGGTTGGGTCTCGGTGGACCTGAAGCTGACCTGCCTACAGTTGTGGCTGTTGG GCTTCAGGAGAtgtcagaaaaaaatgattggTCAGTGGAGCTTCTCAAGGTCTTCCATAAAAGGAACTATGTCAGG GTTAAAATGCGAACGTTAGGATGGCTGTTGCTGGTTGTTTTTGTCAAACGGGATAATCTCAAGGATATCGGGAATGTCGAGTCAGAAAGAACACGGACAGGCTTCGGCTACGTTGGAGGATTGACG GCGAATAAAGGTGCGGTCAGCATCCGAATGGATCTGTTTGGGGCAGACATCATCTTCGTCAACAGCCATTTTGCTGCCCACATGGACAGTACCGAAGACAAATTAGAG AAAACCGTCAAACACTCTGTTTCG GACTACCACAGTATTCTAAAAGCACAGACCTTCCGTGATGAGGACGTGGACTATCTGCTGGAGCATGA CTATGTCTTTTGGATGGGTGACCTGAACTTTCGCCTCGATACGCTCTCAAAGGAAGATGTCGAGCTGAAAATCACTGAAGGAGACTTGAAGTCATTATGGCCACATGATCAG TTGAACAAAGCACGAGAGaagaatttgatatttcatgattttgaggAAGGTCCTCTGAACTTTCCTCCAACGTACAAGTTTGATAGGAAGACAGATCTGTATGATACAAG TTCTAAAAAGCGTAAACCAGCCTGGTGCGATAGAATATTATGGAAGGTCCTCAAGAATTCGCCAAAGGGAACAGCATTTAGTGCTCGGCAGCTTTCATATCATAGTCATCCACAGTATCAACAAAGTGATCACAAGCCAGTCAGTGGACTCTTTGAAATACAG CTGCTGATTGAAGCGCCCCTTCTTCCTGTACAGTTCCACCCAATCAAGTCATGGAGCCAAGAAGAACAGGCGTCGGCTTTCTATAAATACGTCAGCCAGTTAGAAGTGACCAAGAATGACTGGATTGGAATATTCAAG CATGACTTTCGGCACTTCGGTGACTACGAATGTCGTAAATACGTCGCTGGCAATAAGGAACGTATCAAACAAGGGAACCAGCTACAGATTGTGTTCAATGACAGCAGAGTGGATCAGCTGGATGGCAAATATATCCTCGCCTACTTCAGTAAGAAGAAAAACTGTCTGATGGGGTACAGCAATGTATTCGAG GTTCAGCCAAGGCAAAAGAAACCTGAACCAAGTCCAACTCCGAGGAAGAAGTATGAAAAGATATCCAAGGATATGGAGGACTACCGTGTACTTGCTGAGAAGGGACTTGTGCCGATACGAGTGAGGATTTGTACGTGGAACGTGTCTTTCCAGGGTCCTCCCAATGATATGAATGATTGGCTGGGCCTGGATCAGGATACACTTCCAGGGGTGGTGGCTATAGG TTTGCAGGAAATGGAGGACAGGCATGTTTGGGCGGACGGATTGTTGGATGTCTTCTCTGAGAAAGATTATGTGTTG GTGAAAAGCCGTGATTTGATGTGGCTGCTGCTGCATGTGTATGTGCACAGAAGCTGTCTACAGGGTGTGACAAATGTTGAATCGGAGAGAACAAAGACAGGCTTTGGTGGACTTATG GCCAACAAAGGAGGTGTGAGCGTGCGTATGGATCTGTGCGGCATCGACACAATATTCGTCAACAGCCATTTTGAAGCCCATCTGGATAACGTGAACATGAGGATTGATGATTACAAGGATATCATCAAGGATATGACCTTCAGAGATCCAGACACTGATCGACTGCTCGACCACAT ATATGTGTTCTGGATGGGGGACCTCAACTTCAGAATCGACACGTTCGATAAAGCCGAGATAGAACGGCGAATTACGAGAGGGGAATATGAGTCTCTACTTCCTTTTGATCAG CTGAACAAGGCACGAGAGCAAAATGCAatctttgatggctttaatgaGGGTGCTATATCATTTCCACCAACTTACAAGTTCGACCCTGGAAGTAACTTGTACGATACAAG TGTCAAGCAACGGAAGCCAGCATGGTGTGACCGTGTCCTCTGGAAGGTGAAGACTGACCCAGAGAATCTCGTCAACTTTGAAGTGAAGCAGCTGTTGTATTCCTCCTTCCCATGTCAGCAGATGAGCGACCATAAACCAGTCAGCTCAGAGTTGGAAGTATTAGTTTTAAAGGAGCCGCCACAACCACCTGTGAAGTTCTTTGAGGTGGATGACTGTCATCTCGGAGATGATTTGAGGGTTGAATTCTGTTATGACGAAAGTGAGGACCAGATCCACATCTCTAGTCAGGACTGGGTTGGCTTATTCAAG GCTGAGTTTTCCTCCTTCGATGAAGCCCTAATTCATGAGCGAGCTTCAGGGAAAGACAAATGCAAGCAGCAACATGTGAAATTCTCCAAGCAGGATACAGAAACTCTCACGCCGGGGAAGTTCATCCTTGCTTACTTCAGTAAGAAGAAGAACTGTGTTGTTGGATATAGTAATTACTTCATG ATCAAACCTTCTGGGAAATCAAGGACTAAATAG
- the LOC135500904 gene encoding uncharacterized protein LOC135500904 isoform X2: MSGCCWKYFGSRHSSDRIMSGNTAGVRVHVCSYNVGGHCPSDDLDSWLGLGGPEADLPTVVAVGLQEMSEKNDWSVELLKVFHKRNYVRVKMRTLGWLLLVVFVKRDNLKDIGNVESERTRTGFGYVGGLTANKGAVSIRMDLFGADIIFVNSHFAAHMDSTEDKLEDYHSILKAQTFRDEDVDYLLEHDYVFWMGDLNFRLDTLSKEDVELKITEGDLKSLWPHDQLNKAREKNLIFHDFEEGPLNFPPTYKFDRKTDLYDTSSKKRKPAWCDRILWKVLKNSPKGTAFSARQLSYHSHPQYQQSDHKPVSGLFEIQLLIEAPLLPVQFHPIKSWSQEEQASAFYKYVSQLEVTKNDWIGIFKHDFRHFGDYECRKYVAGNKERIKQGNQLQIVFNDSRVDQLDGKYILAYFSKKKNCLMGYSNVFEVQPRQKKPEPSPTPRKKYEKISKDMEDYRVLAEKGLVPIRVRICTWNVSFQGPPNDMNDWLGLDQDTLPGVVAIGLQEMEDRHVWADGLLDVFSEKDYVLVKSRDLMWLLLHVYVHRSCLQGVTNVESERTKTGFGGLMANKGGVSVRMDLCGIDTIFVNSHFEAHLDNVNMRIDDYKDIIKDMTFRDPDTDRLLDHIYVFWMGDLNFRIDTFDKAEIERRITRGEYESLLPFDQLNKAREQNAIFDGFNEGAISFPPTYKFDPGSNLYDTSVKQRKPAWCDRVLWKVKTDPENLVNFEVKQLLYSSFPCQQMSDHKPVSSELEVLVLKEPPQPPVKFFEVDDCHLGDDLRVEFCYDESEDQIHISSQDWVGLFKAEFSSFDEALIHERASGKDKCKQQHVKFSKQDTETLTPGKFILAYFSKKKNCVVGYSNYFMIKPSGKSRTK; encoded by the exons ATGAGTGGCTGTTGTTGGAAGTACTTCGGTTCGCGGCATTCGTCAGATCGAATCATGTCGGGAAACACTGCGGGCGTCAG GGTGCATGTGTGCAGTTATAATGTTGGGGGTCACTGCCCATCAGATGATCTGGACTCTTGGTTGGGTCTCGGTGGACCTGAAGCTGACCTGCCTACAGTTGTGGCTGTTGG GCTTCAGGAGAtgtcagaaaaaaatgattggTCAGTGGAGCTTCTCAAGGTCTTCCATAAAAGGAACTATGTCAGG GTTAAAATGCGAACGTTAGGATGGCTGTTGCTGGTTGTTTTTGTCAAACGGGATAATCTCAAGGATATCGGGAATGTCGAGTCAGAAAGAACACGGACAGGCTTCGGCTACGTTGGAGGATTGACG GCGAATAAAGGTGCGGTCAGCATCCGAATGGATCTGTTTGGGGCAGACATCATCTTCGTCAACAGCCATTTTGCTGCCCACATGGACAGTACCGAAGACAAATTAGAG GACTACCACAGTATTCTAAAAGCACAGACCTTCCGTGATGAGGACGTGGACTATCTGCTGGAGCATGA CTATGTCTTTTGGATGGGTGACCTGAACTTTCGCCTCGATACGCTCTCAAAGGAAGATGTCGAGCTGAAAATCACTGAAGGAGACTTGAAGTCATTATGGCCACATGATCAG TTGAACAAAGCACGAGAGaagaatttgatatttcatgattttgaggAAGGTCCTCTGAACTTTCCTCCAACGTACAAGTTTGATAGGAAGACAGATCTGTATGATACAAG TTCTAAAAAGCGTAAACCAGCCTGGTGCGATAGAATATTATGGAAGGTCCTCAAGAATTCGCCAAAGGGAACAGCATTTAGTGCTCGGCAGCTTTCATATCATAGTCATCCACAGTATCAACAAAGTGATCACAAGCCAGTCAGTGGACTCTTTGAAATACAG CTGCTGATTGAAGCGCCCCTTCTTCCTGTACAGTTCCACCCAATCAAGTCATGGAGCCAAGAAGAACAGGCGTCGGCTTTCTATAAATACGTCAGCCAGTTAGAAGTGACCAAGAATGACTGGATTGGAATATTCAAG CATGACTTTCGGCACTTCGGTGACTACGAATGTCGTAAATACGTCGCTGGCAATAAGGAACGTATCAAACAAGGGAACCAGCTACAGATTGTGTTCAATGACAGCAGAGTGGATCAGCTGGATGGCAAATATATCCTCGCCTACTTCAGTAAGAAGAAAAACTGTCTGATGGGGTACAGCAATGTATTCGAG GTTCAGCCAAGGCAAAAGAAACCTGAACCAAGTCCAACTCCGAGGAAGAAGTATGAAAAGATATCCAAGGATATGGAGGACTACCGTGTACTTGCTGAGAAGGGACTTGTGCCGATACGAGTGAGGATTTGTACGTGGAACGTGTCTTTCCAGGGTCCTCCCAATGATATGAATGATTGGCTGGGCCTGGATCAGGATACACTTCCAGGGGTGGTGGCTATAGG TTTGCAGGAAATGGAGGACAGGCATGTTTGGGCGGACGGATTGTTGGATGTCTTCTCTGAGAAAGATTATGTGTTG GTGAAAAGCCGTGATTTGATGTGGCTGCTGCTGCATGTGTATGTGCACAGAAGCTGTCTACAGGGTGTGACAAATGTTGAATCGGAGAGAACAAAGACAGGCTTTGGTGGACTTATG GCCAACAAAGGAGGTGTGAGCGTGCGTATGGATCTGTGCGGCATCGACACAATATTCGTCAACAGCCATTTTGAAGCCCATCTGGATAACGTGAACATGAGGATTGATGATTACAAGGATATCATCAAGGATATGACCTTCAGAGATCCAGACACTGATCGACTGCTCGACCACAT ATATGTGTTCTGGATGGGGGACCTCAACTTCAGAATCGACACGTTCGATAAAGCCGAGATAGAACGGCGAATTACGAGAGGGGAATATGAGTCTCTACTTCCTTTTGATCAG CTGAACAAGGCACGAGAGCAAAATGCAatctttgatggctttaatgaGGGTGCTATATCATTTCCACCAACTTACAAGTTCGACCCTGGAAGTAACTTGTACGATACAAG TGTCAAGCAACGGAAGCCAGCATGGTGTGACCGTGTCCTCTGGAAGGTGAAGACTGACCCAGAGAATCTCGTCAACTTTGAAGTGAAGCAGCTGTTGTATTCCTCCTTCCCATGTCAGCAGATGAGCGACCATAAACCAGTCAGCTCAGAGTTGGAAGTATTAGTTTTAAAGGAGCCGCCACAACCACCTGTGAAGTTCTTTGAGGTGGATGACTGTCATCTCGGAGATGATTTGAGGGTTGAATTCTGTTATGACGAAAGTGAGGACCAGATCCACATCTCTAGTCAGGACTGGGTTGGCTTATTCAAG GCTGAGTTTTCCTCCTTCGATGAAGCCCTAATTCATGAGCGAGCTTCAGGGAAAGACAAATGCAAGCAGCAACATGTGAAATTCTCCAAGCAGGATACAGAAACTCTCACGCCGGGGAAGTTCATCCTTGCTTACTTCAGTAAGAAGAAGAACTGTGTTGTTGGATATAGTAATTACTTCATG ATCAAACCTTCTGGGAAATCAAGGACTAAATAG
- the LOC135500892 gene encoding protein NipSnap-like isoform X1 has product MAALGIGKSYLRVLLSNKTHLIRCIPQRLISSTLVNRQTADDQQGSWVRNLFVRKIETPKESQSHLLSDRSIVYELQFHSVKPECMEGYIKQFESFNNMMLEKKTGSELVGSWTVEFGDQDEAVHLWKYVGGYPMLNSATEIYRTDKDFLEFRKARNLMLRHRTNQINLAFSYWPFAMPRTDGNHIYELRSYVLKPGTMIEWGNNWARGLQYRKNLEQPIAGLFSHIGEMYTVHHIWAYKDLQTRKEQREAAWSMPGWDECVAYTVPLLRSMKSRIMIPTPFSPLH; this is encoded by the exons atggctgcccttgGCATTGGAAAAAGTTATTTGCGTGTTCTACTTTCAAATAAAACACATTTGATACGATGTATTCCCCAACG gttgATATCTTCCACATTAGTTAACAGACAAACTGCAGATGACCAGCAGGGATCCTGGGTCAGGAATTTGTTTGTGCGAAAAATTGAAACCCCAAAAGAATCCCAATCCCACCTTCTTTCAGATCGGAGCATTGTGTATGAACTGCAAT TCCATTCAGTGAAACCAGAATGTATGGAAGGTTACATAAAGCAATT TGAATCCTTCAACAACATGATGCTTGAAAAGAAAACTGGTTCTGAATTAGTTGGCAGCTGGACTGTGGAGTTCGGAGACCAAGATGAAGCAG TCCACCTTTGGAAGTATGTTGGAGGGTACCCTATGCTCAACAGTGCTACAGAAATCTATAGAACAGATAAG GATTTTCTGGAATTTCGCAAAGCTCGCAACCTAATGCTCCGACATCGAACGAACCAGATAAACTTGGCATTCAGTTACTGGCCATTTGCTATGCCCAGAACTGATGGCAATCATATCTATGAGCTTAGGAGCTATGTGTTGAAG CCTGGTACTATGATCGAATGGGGCAACAACTGGGCCAGAGGTCTGCAGTACAGGAAGAACTTGGAACAGCCAATCGCTGGTCTGTTTTCACATATTGGAGAAATGTACACTGTCCATCATATATGGG CATACAAGGATCTCCAAACACGTAAAGAGCAGCGTGAAGCTGCCTGGAGTATGCCTGGCTGGGATGAGTGTGTTGCATATACAG
- the LOC135500892 gene encoding protein NipSnap-like isoform X2 — protein MAALGIGKSYLRVLLSNKTHLIRCIPQRLISSTLVNRQTADDQQGSWVRNLFVRKIETPKESQSHLLSDRSIVYELQFHSVKPECMEGYIKQFESFNNMMLEKKTGSELVGSWTVEFGDQDEAVHLWKYVGGYPMLNSATEIYRTDKDFLEFRKARNLMLRHRTNQINLAFSYWPFAMPRTDGNHIYELRSYVLKPGTMIEWGNNWARGLQYRKNLEQPIAGLFSHIGEMYTVHHIWAYKDLQTRKEQREAAWSMPGWDECVAYTVPLIQTLNCGIMIPTPFSKLK, from the exons atggctgcccttgGCATTGGAAAAAGTTATTTGCGTGTTCTACTTTCAAATAAAACACATTTGATACGATGTATTCCCCAACG gttgATATCTTCCACATTAGTTAACAGACAAACTGCAGATGACCAGCAGGGATCCTGGGTCAGGAATTTGTTTGTGCGAAAAATTGAAACCCCAAAAGAATCCCAATCCCACCTTCTTTCAGATCGGAGCATTGTGTATGAACTGCAAT TCCATTCAGTGAAACCAGAATGTATGGAAGGTTACATAAAGCAATT TGAATCCTTCAACAACATGATGCTTGAAAAGAAAACTGGTTCTGAATTAGTTGGCAGCTGGACTGTGGAGTTCGGAGACCAAGATGAAGCAG TCCACCTTTGGAAGTATGTTGGAGGGTACCCTATGCTCAACAGTGCTACAGAAATCTATAGAACAGATAAG GATTTTCTGGAATTTCGCAAAGCTCGCAACCTAATGCTCCGACATCGAACGAACCAGATAAACTTGGCATTCAGTTACTGGCCATTTGCTATGCCCAGAACTGATGGCAATCATATCTATGAGCTTAGGAGCTATGTGTTGAAG CCTGGTACTATGATCGAATGGGGCAACAACTGGGCCAGAGGTCTGCAGTACAGGAAGAACTTGGAACAGCCAATCGCTGGTCTGTTTTCACATATTGGAGAAATGTACACTGTCCATCATATATGGG CATACAAGGATCTCCAAACACGTAAAGAGCAGCGTGAAGCTGCCTGGAGTATGCCTGGCTGGGATGAGTGTGTTGCATATACAG TTCCCTTGATCCAAACTCTCAATTGCGGCATAATGATCCCGACACCATTTTCAAAGTTGAAGTAG
- the LOC135483501 gene encoding armadillo repeat-containing protein 6-like: protein MAKRITQETFDAVVKENMEDFDMEEEEAIEDAVKQFESQGVNLANIVRDLYTRQKVGGADNSVHQAIDAVKNISCELEKDVPDTDILSGELEKLKLECDIDLAHRCLAGTNGAYPALYSMVERYRSDNKMLVKCLQTLCSLCNGQPDLLDQNGVCLMMELLENKKADIECSTLIVRFIRYCCIMHESNRQAFVKVKLIPTLMDCLWEHRSCGDMVKEACILLRVLTFDDDVRVPFGQGHEHAKKIVTESAALRTIIEISQDYVSNTSVLGELFSTLGKLSVRDEFCQEIMDLGGLALILKSMEANIAHMSIVKQLLGVIKAVAGNDNVKVAIAKENGFELILGAMSKHMSQEKVCELGCAAIAAIILRQPKHCQRVMDANGAAVIIQAMNVHKKSDGVQQQACMALRNMVARTRDYCDQILALGAEDLINHARINFPKCEDTAKAALRDLGCKVELRELWKGEKPIMHS from the exons atggcaaaaagaaTCACCCAAGAAACCTTTGATGCTGTTGTGAAGGAGAATATGGAAGACTTTGACATGGAAGAGGAGGAAGCCATAGAAGATGCTGTGAAACAATTTGAATCTCAG GGTGTGAACTTGGCCAACATTGTCAGAGATCTTTACACAAGGCAAAAGGTGGGAGGTGCAGACAACTCTGTTCATCAGGCAATTGATGCTGTGAAAAACATTTCTTGTGAACTAGAAAAGGATGTTCCAGACACAGACATTTTATCAGGAGAGTTAGAAAAACTAAAATTGGAATGTGACATCGATCTTGCTCACCGTTGTTTAGCGGGGACGAATGGTGCCTATCCTGCATTATACAGCATGGTGGAAAGGTATCGGAGTGATAATAAGATGCTAGTGAAATGCCTACAGACTTTGTGCTCACTTTGTAATGGGCAGCCTGATCTCTTGGACCAGAATGGAGTATGCTTGATGATGGAGTTACTGGAAAACAAGAAGGCTGACATTGAGTGTTCCACCTTGATTGTGCGGTTCATAAGATACTGCTGTATTATGCATGAGTCGAACAGACAAGCATTTGTGAAAGTGAAACTGATTCCAACATTAATGGACTGTTTGTGGGAACACAGGTCATGTGGTGACATGGTGAAGGAAGCATGCATCCTGCTTAGGGTGTTGAcgtttgatgatgatgtgcGGGTACCCTTTGGACAAGGTCACGAACACGCCAAGAAGATAGTGACAGAATCTGCGGCATTGAGGACAATCATAGAAATTAGTCAGG ATTATGTGTCAAACACCAGTGTTCTAGGAGAACTCTTCTCTACTCTTGGTAAACTGTCAGTGAGAGATGAATTCTGTCAGGAAATAATGGATTTGGGTGGTCTTGCTTTAATCTTGAAATCAATGGAAGCCAACATAGCACATATG TCGATAGTGAAACAACTACTTGGTGTCATCAAAGCTGTGGCAGGCAATGACAACGTCAAGGTGGCCATCGCCAAGGAAAATGGATTTGAGCTCATCTTGGGAGCTATGAGCAAACACATGAGTCAGGAAAAGGTGTGCGAGTTAGGGTGCGCAGCAATAGCAGCGATCATCCTGAGACAACCCAAGCACTGCCAGAGAGTCATGGATGCCAATGGTGCCGCTGTCATCATCCAAGCAATGAATGTCCACAAGAAGTCTGATGGCGTTCAA CAACAGGCATGTATGGCATTACGAAATATGGTGGCACGGACCAGGGATTACTGTGACCAAATACTTGCTCTTGGTGCAGAGGACTTGATCAACCATGCTCGCATTAATTTCCCTAAGTGTGAGGACACTGCAAAAGCTGCCCTTCGTGATCTTGGCTGTAAAGTAGAACTAAGGGAGCTCTGGAAAGGAGAAAAACCAATCATGCATTCATAG